The stretch of DNA TGGTCGGGAGTCCAGTCGGGATGGATCGCGAAAATGAGTGCCGCGAGACCCGACATGTGCGGAGCGGAAAAACTGGTGCCGGTGACATTCTGATACCCGAAGCTCATCCGGGCTGCGGTGATGTCGGTTCCCGGCGCGCAGACATGAATGGAGGTGCCGTAGGCGGACCAGGTTGAAGCCTCACCATTTTTTTCGACGGAGCTGACGGCGAGTACGTGATCGAGGCTGGCGGGAACGAAGGGATTGATGTCGTTGTCGATCGCGGAATTACCCGCGCCGCCGACGACCAGCACGCCGTTCGCGTGCGCATAGTTGATTTCATCCTGCAGCACCTGGCTGATCAGCGCATTGCTGCCCCAGCTGGCATTGATGATCTTGCAGCCCATATCGACGGCGTAGCGGATCGCGTTGTAGCCGGCGATGCCGGAGGAAGCGTCATCATTCTGCGCTTTGAGAGCGAGAATCTTCGTGTTATATCCCACACCGGCAATGCCCTTGCCATTGTTGGTACGCGCCGCTGCAATGGACGCGCCGCTTGTCCCATGTCCATCGAAATCCATGGGATCGTTGTCGGGATTCGGCGTCTGCGTCGTGCCGTTGCCGAGGAAGTCCCATCCATGCCAGTCATCGACATACCCGTTGTTGTCGTCGTCGATGCCATTATTGCTGAGCTCGCCATTGGTGCCGTATTCGTCCACATTGATGAACAGGCTGCCGACGAGATCCTCATGATTGTAATTGACACCGGTATCGATGTAGCCGATGACGATCGTGGAATCACCCTTGGTGATATCCCAGGCATCTTCCATTTTAAGCATGCTCAGGGCCCACTGCTGCGACAGACGCGGATCGTCGGGCGTGTGCAGGAGACGGAAATTGAGATAGGGTTCCGCGTACTCCACCGCGGGATCGCGCGCGAGTTCCTGCGCGAGCATGCGGGGAGAAGCATCGGTATCGTAACGCACGAGCATGATACGGGCGAGACTCGCTTCTTCACTGCTGCGATAGCTCTTGCGCAATGCAAGCTGCCGGTGCAGCGGTTCGATCGAGGTCGCACCGACGCGCTGAAGGATGCGGTCGAGGCTGCTGATGCCGAAAGCCGTAGCTCCCGGCTGCACGTTGTTGTGATCTTTGAGTTTTACAAAGACGAGGCCCGGTACGATGTCCGCATCTTTCACAGCGGCGCTGGAGGAGGAGGGACGCTCCACTTCCTTGGCGAAAACGCTGGAGGTAAACGCGAACAGTACGAGCATTGCGAGAATTGGTACGGCTTTTCGCATAAGCAATCCAGAATACTATGTGGAGAAACATGAGCTGTATTGCGATAATATAGTGTATGCGCGAGACAGACGTAAGAGCTTCCATGGAGGATTCCGTGGAAAAATTGGTACCCGGATACAGTCCCTGCCTCAGCACAGGCTGTGGCGAAGAGAGAGCTTGCGGATCGCTCGGCTTCATTTCCTTCACGCTTTGTCACTATTTTAGAGAATGACCATCTATTCTACGCATAGAGGAAACCTCATGAACAGAAAACCATATTTCCTTTTTCTCATCTTCTTCCTGCTGGCCGGTTCGATGGCCGCGCAGGAGGGGGTCACCAAGCGTCCCATTCCCGCCGATCTTCAGCAGAAGCTCAAGGAAAAGATCGAGGCGGAGACAAAGGAGAAGATGCACCTGATCACCGCCGAAGAGCTGCTGGCTCTCAAGCGGGTGTACGCGCCTTCGGTTTCACCGGATGGCAAATGGGTGCTGTACGGTGTCACCACACCGGATATCGAGGAGAACCGCAGCAACAGCGATCTTTACCTCGTTTCGGTGGACGGCAATACCACGAAACAGCTGACGACATCACCCGCAGCCGATTACAACGGCGTGTGGTCGCCGGATGGAAAACAGATCGCTTTTCTTTCCACACGTGAGGGTGCGCCACAGGTGTACGTGATTTCCCTCAGCGGAGGTGAGGCTCGTAAAGTCAGCGACATGGAGAACGGCGTGTCGAATCTCAGCTGGTCGCCCGACGGCGCGTACTTCGCGTTTACGTCGGACGTAAAGATGGATGAAACCGTTGCGGAGAAGTATCCCGATTACGCGAAGGCCAACGTGCGTATTTATGACCACATCCCGGTGCGTCACTGGGATGAATGGAATGACGAAAAATACCGGCACCTGTTTATTCTCCCGGCGGAGGGTCACGGTGAGGCACGTGACCTGATGGCAGGAGAACGCTATGAGACGCCGCTCAAACCGTTCGGCGGAGCCGAGCAGATTGCCTGGGCACCCGACGGCAGCGAAATCGCGTACGTATCGAAGAAAGTGGCGGATTACGCGGAAAGCACGAACTCCGACATTTATGTGGTGGATATTGCAAGCGGGAATACGCGCAACGTCACGGAAGGGATGCAGGGCTTTGATCGCGATCCCCTCTATTCACCCGATGGCCGCTGGATGGCCTTTCATTCGATGAAGCGTGCGGGACACGAGGCGGACAGGAATCGGCTCATGCTGCGCGACCGTTCGTCCGGTACCATCTCCGAACTCTCGAAAACCCTCGATCAGTGGGTGGGACACACGGTGTGGGCACCCGGCAGTGATGCGTTGTACTTCGCGGCGGAAGACGGCGCGACCGTGCAAATCTACCGCATGGAAGTCAGTGACGGCTCGTGGGAAATACTCACAGGCGGAGTGTACAATCATGACGGCGGACTCGATGTCACTCCCGATGGCGACATGCTCGTCTATGGACGCAGAAATTTCAATGCTCCCACGGAAATATATATGCAGGAAGCGGAGAAAGGCGCGCGCGCCTGGCCGCTGACCAGTCAGAACACCGCCAAGCTCATGACGCTGCGCGATGTGCGTATAGAAGAGCGCTGGATTACCAGCACCGACGGAAAGAAGGTGCAGACCTGGGTGGTGTATCCGCCGGACTTCGATCCCGCGAAAAAATATCCCCTGATCACGTACTGCCAGGGGGGACCCCAGGCAACGGTCAGCCAGTTTTTCAGCTTTGCCTGGAATTTCAAACTCATGGCCTCGAAGGGATATGTCGTCGTTGCGCCGAACCGGCGGGGACTCCCCGGGTTCGGGCAGGACTGGAATGATGCGATCAGCCAGGACTGGGGTGGCATGCCCATGCAGGATATTCTGGCTGCGACCGACGTCATGCTTGCGGAACCCTATATCGACCGCAGCCATGTCTCCGCCATCGGTGCCAGTGCGGGCGGCTACGCCGTCTTCTGGCTGGCCGGGAATCATGAAGGACGCTTCAGCAGCTTTGTTTCCCACTGCGGGGTGTTCAACCTCGAAAGTATGTATGGCGCCACGGAAGAATTGTGGTTCACCAACTGGGAAAACGGTGGTCCCTACTGGGATGCAAAGTTCAAGGCCAACTACGACAAGCATTCCCCGCATCGCTACGCGCAGAACTGGGACACCCCGATTCTCATTATTACAGGCGAACACGACTTCCGTGTGCCGTACACCCAGAGCCTCGAAGCATTCACCGTCGCACAGGTGAAAGGCATTCCTTCCGAGCTCATCGTCTATCCCAATGAAAATCACTGGGTGCTGCATCCGCAGGAGCAGCTGATCTGGTTCGATGAATTTTTCGATTTCATCGGGACGTATAAAAAGTAACCGCATCTGCGTCGCGGAAGCTGACGCGCAATGCAGCGAACGCAGCCTGCCGATGAACGTACAGGATACAAAAATGCCCCGTTTCCGCTCATGAACACGACGGATTCGGGGCATTCCTGTGCATGGACTGCCAGTGGTGTTACTTGAGCAGCACCATGCGCCTCATGGAATAAAACTCGTTGGCGCGTAGTCGGTAGAAATACACCCCGGAGGCAAGAAGCCGTCCATCGCCGTCGCGTCCGTTCCAGGTCGTGTTGTAGACACCGGCTTCAAGCTGCCGGTCGACAAGCACGCGCTGAAGTGCGCCGTTGGCGTCGTAGACATCGAGTCTTACGCTGGACGCCTGCGGCAGTTCAAAACGAATGGTCGTACTGGGATTGAAAGGATTGGGATAGTTACCGTCGAGGCTGTAGCCATGTGCCGCGGCATCAAGTCTCTCGACAGCGGTCGTCGAAGGAAAATCCGTAGGGTCGCCGGGATTGGTCACCAGGGAAGGGTCGCCCGGGAAAGGCTGTCCGATACGCCAGCTTCCGTCCGGATCCTGCAATTCCTCACCGTTGGTGAAACCGTCTCCATCAGAATCAAGCGCAGCCAGCGCTTCATTCCATTCAACCTGTCCGGCCGAACCGGGAACAGAGAGATGATTCGCTTCAACTTCCTGGCCGAAGGCGTTGCGCGGTCCGCCCCCGCCGGGATTGACGTGGCAGTTCGCACACGATTTCAGGGTGCCGTTCGGGATCTGCGGCGCGCGGAAGCCGCGGGCAACAAGAAATGTTGCCGAAGCGAAGACCATCAAAGCGGCAACAAGAAGAAACCGTTTGTACATATATCAACTCCGTGCAGTATGTGTGAGAAAACGAGCCATACCGAACGCTCCTCATTTCACATTGCGGAAGGCAGCATCCGGGTGCGCAGCAACGAACAGGAAAACCTCGAGACGAGAGGAGAAAGCTGCTGTTTGATCTGAAGATTTGAGGCGTCCTGTTCGTTGCTGCAACCGGAAAATAGCTGCATGGTACAACCCGCGTGCCGCGTTGACCATGGCTGAGTTCGACAGATGGCGGCAGAATACTCCCAGTCAGGCAACGAAGGATTCGCCGCTTGCGTAACAGATCGTTTGGCTCAGGATGTTCGTTACACCGGAATTTTAATTTGAATTAATTAAAATTCAAAGGAAATTTTTTTTGCCCCGCTGGGAATGTAACTTTTCCCCAATTCAGGATATATGGGGTCCGGGTTTGGGATGGAAGGGGAGATCAGCTGATGAAGCGGTCAAGATTTTTCAGGAAACGTTTGAGCATGCGGCGCAGGGCTTTGCGGTCTATCAGGTTGGCCGCCTCGCTCGCAGGCACCCAGAGGCGCTTCCGGTCGCGTTCTTCCTCCCAGTGTTTCTGTGTGCGTGTGACCTCCATCGCGTAGACCTGGATACGGCAGGTGCCGTTCCATTTTTCGCGATGGTATTCGCCGACAGCCTCCTGATGCACGACACCCTCGACGCCGGCTTCCTCGAGAGCTTCTTTTCGGGCGGAGGCGCGGGGTGAGAGTCCCGGTTCGATCACGCCTTTCGGGAAGATCCAGTGCTTTTTCCCTTTGCTGGTGATAAGGAGTATTTCCACACCGTGTTTCCCGCTGCGGAAAGGTATGACAGAGGATTGTTCATAGAACCAGGAAGGGACGGACGGTCGTGCCATTAGATGAGATAGAGAAGAAGAAAGATGAGATAAAACAGCAGAGTTACCACTGCGGCTACGGCCAGATTGCGTCCGAGCTGCTTCCATGGCGTCGCACCGAGGGCGAAGCCGTAGCGGGCAGCGATGCCCCCGGTAAACAGCATGATGCCGGCGTAGCCGATTGTGGCAGCCCCGAGTGCGGGGAAATCCGCCAGCAGTGCGAGGGCAGGACCAAGAAAAAACAGCAGCACGCCCGCGCCCGCGCAGATAACGTAGATCCGGGAGTCAGCATGATCGGTGCGGGAGTCAGCATGATCGGTGCGGGAGTCAGCATGATCGGTGCGTGCGGTCATTCCGCCTGTCCGCTGTTATCGACATCGCTGTGGTCGACATCGCTGTGGTCGACAGCGCCGCTGTCCTGCATGGCCGGCTGCGTGGCCGGCTGTTCGGGAGGTGCGGATTCAAGGGCTTTCTGCCGGTCGAGTTCGCGGTAGTCGATCTCCGATCCCATCATGCTGTGGGGAATGAGGAAGATGAGCAGCATGACCACCGATGCGCCCACGACGGCCCAGCGGCGCGCAGGATGTTCGCGCAGGCTGTCGGCTTTCCAAATTGTCGCCAGTGCGATCAACCACGCGACCAGTGCGATCAGCGTTTTATTATCCGTGAGATCCATGCCGAAGGGGAAACCCGTCCAATATGCACCAAATGCATATTTCTGGACGATGGGACCGAAGATGAAGCCTCCGATGATCAGGAACACCAGCGTGGAATACAGGAGTTTGCGCGGTTTGCCTTCGCGGCGAATTGCTTCGAGTCCCGCCCTCGTAGAGATCAGCATGGCAAGAAACATGGCGATGACATGGGGAAGCAGAACACCGATCGGCACGGCACCTTTAAAGCGTGTCACCACGGTCTCTTTTCCCGGCACGCGGACAATCCCGTCCTCATGCTCGAGTTCGACGAAGTATTCGAGTTTTCCCGCCGGGGGCTGATGCGGCAGACTGCCCAGCAGCGAATCCCCCTTCTGCACGAGTGCAACTCTGCTCCAGGGATCATCGGTTTTATAGCGGCGGTATACGACGCTGCCCGTCACTTCGCCACTCGGACTCCGCATGGGGATGACCTGGTCGCCATCTCCACCATGTGTGCGTGTCAGGGAGTAATCGACGGATTGTGTTCCCAGCGTCACGCTGCCGTCCACCGGATAGGTGGGACCGGTGGTTCGCTGGTAGTAGGCGGATGCGAGCGTGATGATCAGTGCCAGGATCCAAAGGAGAATACTTCGTGCCATGCTGCCTCTCAGTCTAACGGTTATCGTGCAATATCGTGCTGAAAGGCCGTTGAGTGCAATGTCATGCAGTGGAATTTCACGCGATGGTCCGTATTTTGCCAGATGCATGAACAAGTCTCTCACAAGGAACCGAGGATGTACATGAGAATCCGCTCCGCGTATGTGCTCCCGCTGCTCATTCTTCTGCTGGCAGCGTGCACGCGCACTACAGAACAACCCCAGGATATTCCCGCCAAAAGCATCATGGAGAACACCATCAACGAAACCATTCGACTGCTCGTCGAAGATCATGGAGAAGCCCACCGTGAACGCATCGAACAGGGGGTCAGGCAGACCGCCGCGATGTGGCGGGAAGACGACGGCAGCGCAGACCTGTTCACCGAATTCTGCCGGGCGCAGTTTATCACCGATGAAGATCAGCTGTTTGAAACCTTTCAGCGTTTCCAGCATAATCTCATGCTGATCGACGGGTATCTGACGGAAATGAACCGCGATCTCACCATTCCCCTGCAGCTCGATACCGGTCCCATCATGCCCGTGGACTACCTCTTCGGGGAATTCGCACCGCATGCCCATGTGAGCGAGGACATGTTCAGCACGAAGCTCGCTTTCGTGGCACTGCTCAATTTCCCGCTCACCACCCTCGAGCAGCGCCTGGAGAAAGGCGACGACTGGAGCAGGCGCAAGTGGGCGGAAGTGCGGCTGGCGCAGCGCTTCGGTACGCGTGTGCCCTCAGCCGCATCCCAGGCCGTGGCGGCAGCATACACGACGGCTGACACCTACATCAGCAGCTACAACATCGTCATGCACAATGTGGTCAACGCTGAGGGCGAACGCCTGTTTCCTGAAGGACTCAAGCTGATCTCCCACTGGGGACTGCGCGATGAGCTGAAGGCGCAGTATGCGAAGCCTGACGGACTCGCGCGGCAGAATCTCATCTACGAAATCATGGAGCGCATCATCGCACAGGAAATCCCCGCCGATGTCATCGACAATGATGACGTCGACTGGTATATCGACAACAACGTCGTCGTGCCAGCAGGGACTGCGCCGGATGCCGACGCCAAAGCCGCCGAACGCGAAGCGGATACCAGGTATGCCATGTGGCTCAAAGTATTCCAGGCCGAACGGCATGTAGACCCCTACCACCCGGACAATCCGACACACATTGCGCGGCGCTTCAACGATGATCGCGAAATACCGGAGGAGCAGGTCGAGCAGCTGCTGACGTCCGTGCTGAGTTCGCCGCTCATTGGCGAGACCGCGAAGCTCATCAAGGCACGCCTGGGACGCGATCTGCTCCCGTTCGATATCTGGTATCCGGGCTTCAAGAGCAAACCCCCGCTCACCGAAGACGAACTCGATCGCATCGTCGGAAAGAAATATCCTGACGTGCAGTCCTTCGAAGCGGATATCCCGAATATTCTCGGGAAGCTGGGCTTCGCACGCGAGAAGGCACAGTATCTCGCCTCCAAGATCAGCGTCGACGCTTCACGCGGCGCGGGACATGCGATGGGTGCGGGACGACTTGTCGACAATGCGCATCTGAGGACGCGCGTCCCTGAAGGCGGGATGAAATACAAGGGATACAACATCGCCGTGCATGAACTCGGCCACAATGTCGAGCAGGTGATGTCTTTCCAGATGATGGATTACCCGATGCTGCGAGGCGTGCCGAACACGGCATTTACGGAAGGATTCGCCTTTGTCTTCCAGTCGCGCGATCTCGACCTGCTTGGCCTCCGTGCACATGACCCAGACGCCGAGGCTACGAATGTGCTCGACATTCTCTGGTCGACCTACGAAATCGCAGGCGTTGCCCTGGTGGACATGCGCAGCTGGCGCTGGATGTATGATCATCCCGACGCTTCCCCGGCACAGTTGCGCGAAGCGGTCACCTCCATCGCAAAGGAAGTATGGAATGCATATTTCGCTCCGGTACTGGGAATGAAGGATGAACCGCTGCTCGCCATCTACTCACATACTATCGATGCGGGACTGTATACCCCTGATTATCCCATGGGACATATCATCGCCTTCCAGGTGGAAGAGTATCTCAAGGACAGGAAGCTCGCCGATGAAATGGAGCGCATGTGCAAGATCGGGAATCTGTCACCCGACCTGTGGATGCGCAAGGCCGTGGGTGCTCCCATCTCAGCGGAACCTCTGCTTGAGGCCGCCGCCACGGCACTGCAGCGACTGCGCTGACCGCGCGCGCAAGCAAGACGGATCGAAGTTTGATCAACAAAAAAAGGCGTCCCGGATGGGGACGCCTTTTGCGTTTC from bacterium encodes:
- a CDS encoding S9 family peptidase; this encodes MNRKPYFLFLIFFLLAGSMAAQEGVTKRPIPADLQQKLKEKIEAETKEKMHLITAEELLALKRVYAPSVSPDGKWVLYGVTTPDIEENRSNSDLYLVSVDGNTTKQLTTSPAADYNGVWSPDGKQIAFLSTREGAPQVYVISLSGGEARKVSDMENGVSNLSWSPDGAYFAFTSDVKMDETVAEKYPDYAKANVRIYDHIPVRHWDEWNDEKYRHLFILPAEGHGEARDLMAGERYETPLKPFGGAEQIAWAPDGSEIAYVSKKVADYAESTNSDIYVVDIASGNTRNVTEGMQGFDRDPLYSPDGRWMAFHSMKRAGHEADRNRLMLRDRSSGTISELSKTLDQWVGHTVWAPGSDALYFAAEDGATVQIYRMEVSDGSWEILTGGVYNHDGGLDVTPDGDMLVYGRRNFNAPTEIYMQEAEKGARAWPLTSQNTAKLMTLRDVRIEERWITSTDGKKVQTWVVYPPDFDPAKKYPLITYCQGGPQATVSQFFSFAWNFKLMASKGYVVVAPNRRGLPGFGQDWNDAISQDWGGMPMQDILAATDVMLAEPYIDRSHVSAIGASAGGYAVFWLAGNHEGRFSSFVSHCGVFNLESMYGATEELWFTNWENGGPYWDAKFKANYDKHSPHRYAQNWDTPILIITGEHDFRVPYTQSLEAFTVAQVKGIPSELIVYPNENHWVLHPQEQLIWFDEFFDFIGTYKK
- a CDS encoding NUDIX hydrolase, coding for MARPSVPSWFYEQSSVIPFRSGKHGVEILLITSKGKKHWIFPKGVIEPGLSPRASARKEALEEAGVEGVVHQEAVGEYHREKWNGTCRIQVYAMEVTRTQKHWEEERDRKRLWVPASEAANLIDRKALRRMLKRFLKNLDRFIS
- a CDS encoding T9SS type A sorting domain-containing protein, translating into MYKRFLLVAALMVFASATFLVARGFRAPQIPNGTLKSCANCHVNPGGGGPRNAFGQEVEANHLSVPGSAGQVEWNEALAALDSDGDGFTNGEELQDPDGSWRIGQPFPGDPSLVTNPGDPTDFPSTTAVERLDAAAHGYSLDGNYPNPFNPSTTIRFELPQASSVRLDVYDANGALQRVLVDRQLEAGVYNTTWNGRDGDGRLLASGVYFYRLRANEFYSMRRMVLLK